Proteins encoded by one window of Streptomyces sp. LX-29:
- a CDS encoding VOC family protein, producing MLTLGTVVLGAEDVRRAAGFWCEALGYVPRDGRVDEDWTVLLPADGRERGPGIALGASRTPVQEQPRVHLDLYARDAADQAAEVERLIALGAARVDWDLYPENPDFLVLADTEGNRFCVIDASRGN from the coding sequence ATGCTGACTCTGGGAACGGTCGTGCTGGGAGCCGAGGACGTCCGGCGGGCCGCCGGCTTCTGGTGCGAGGCGCTGGGATACGTGCCCCGTGACGGGAGGGTCGACGAGGACTGGACGGTGCTGCTGCCCGCCGACGGCCGGGAGCGGGGCCCCGGGATCGCGCTCGGCGCCAGCCGCACCCCCGTACAGGAGCAGCCGCGCGTCCATCTCGACCTGTACGCCCGCGACGCCGCCGACCAGGCGGCCGAGGTCGAGCGCCTGATCGCCCTCGGTGCCGCGCGCGTCGACTGGGACCTCTACCCCGAGAACCCCGATTTTCTCGTCCTCGCCGACACCGAGGGCAATCGTTTCTGCGTGATCGACGCCAGCCGCGGTAACTGA
- a CDS encoding nucleobase:cation symporter-2 family protein, protein MGVHPVDQTLPPLKMFTSGLQHVAAMYAGVVAPPMIIGPAVGLSTGETTLLMGASLFTAGIATLLQTLGFWRIGARLPFVNGVSFAGVTPMIAIGTGAGPEDALPVVFGATLVAGLLGFVLAPYFCRLVRFFPPLVTGTVITLIGISLLPVAFDWAQGGDRHAADYGAAKYLGLAAITLLLVLVLRRVLRGFLQQIAILLGLVGGTLVAVPFGVTSADAIRQADPLGFPSPFHFGAPQFQVAAIVSMCVVMLVCMTESTADMLALGQIVERPADERTLEGGLRADALGTAVSPLFNGFACSAFAQNIGLVAMTGVRSRYVVATGGGILVLLGLSPVAASVISLVPLPVLGGAGIVLFGSVAASGVRTLASADLEKGENALIVAAALGIGLIPVAAPEFYHAFPADLRVVLDSGISTGCLVAVALNLAFNHLGRRHGEQPETAEPLREWGAA, encoded by the coding sequence ATCGGCGTGCATCCGGTCGATCAGACTCTGCCTCCCCTGAAGATGTTCACCAGCGGCCTCCAGCACGTGGCCGCCATGTACGCGGGCGTGGTGGCCCCGCCGATGATCATCGGCCCGGCGGTGGGACTCTCCACGGGCGAGACCACCCTCCTCATGGGCGCCAGCCTCTTCACGGCCGGCATCGCCACCCTCCTCCAGACGTTGGGCTTCTGGCGGATCGGCGCCCGGCTCCCCTTCGTCAACGGGGTCTCCTTCGCGGGCGTCACCCCGATGATCGCCATCGGCACCGGGGCCGGACCCGAGGACGCGCTGCCGGTCGTCTTCGGCGCCACCCTGGTGGCCGGACTGCTCGGCTTCGTCCTCGCCCCGTACTTCTGCAGGCTGGTCCGCTTCTTCCCGCCGCTGGTCACCGGCACCGTCATCACGCTCATCGGGATATCCCTGCTGCCGGTGGCCTTCGACTGGGCCCAGGGCGGCGACCGGCACGCCGCGGACTACGGCGCCGCGAAGTACCTCGGACTGGCCGCCATCACGCTGCTGCTGGTCCTCGTGCTACGCCGGGTGCTGCGCGGGTTCCTGCAACAGATCGCCATCCTGCTGGGCCTCGTCGGCGGCACGCTCGTCGCCGTGCCGTTCGGGGTGACCAGCGCCGACGCCATCCGGCAGGCGGATCCGCTGGGCTTCCCCAGCCCCTTCCACTTCGGCGCCCCGCAGTTCCAGGTGGCGGCGATCGTCTCCATGTGCGTCGTCATGCTGGTCTGCATGACCGAGTCCACCGCCGACATGCTCGCCCTCGGGCAGATCGTGGAGCGGCCGGCGGACGAACGGACGCTGGAGGGGGGTCTGCGGGCGGACGCCCTCGGCACCGCCGTGAGTCCGCTGTTCAACGGCTTCGCCTGCAGCGCCTTCGCGCAGAACATCGGGCTGGTCGCGATGACCGGGGTGCGCAGCCGCTATGTGGTGGCCACCGGCGGCGGCATTCTGGTGCTGCTGGGACTGTCGCCGGTCGCCGCGTCCGTCATCTCGCTGGTGCCGCTGCCGGTGTTGGGCGGCGCGGGCATCGTGCTGTTCGGCTCGGTCGCCGCGAGCGGCGTACGGACGCTGGCCTCCGCCGACCTGGAGAAGGGGGAGAACGCGCTGATCGTCGCCGCCGCGCTCGGCATCGGGCTGATCCCCGTCGCCGCCCCGGAGTTCTACCACGCCTTCCCCGCGGACCTGCGGGTCGTCCTCGACTCGGGCATCAGCACCGGCTGTCTGGTCGCGGTCGCCCTCAACCTCGCCTTCAACCACCTGGGACGGCGCCACGGCGAGCAGCCGGAGACCGCCGAGCCGTTGCGGGAATGGGGCGCAGCCTGA
- a CDS encoding flavodoxin family protein, translated as MKAVIVCASVSHGNTRRVADSMARVLGATVVSPERADPAELADADLVGFGSGIFYGRFHARLTDFVTALPERQGRAFVFATSGLPELPLAPFARPLVRLLEGKGLTVDGSFSCRALDTWAPFKLVGGINKQRPNVGDLAAAQAFAKQLRDGRGPVS; from the coding sequence ATGAAGGCCGTCATCGTGTGCGCCTCCGTGTCGCACGGCAATACGCGTCGTGTCGCCGACAGCATGGCCCGAGTACTGGGCGCGACGGTCGTCTCCCCTGAGCGGGCCGACCCGGCGGAGCTCGCCGACGCCGACCTCGTGGGATTCGGCTCGGGCATCTTCTACGGCAGGTTCCACGCCCGCCTGACCGACTTCGTCACAGCACTTCCCGAGAGGCAGGGCCGGGCTTTCGTGTTCGCCACCAGCGGGCTCCCGGAGTTACCGCTGGCGCCGTTCGCTCGCCCCCTGGTCCGGCTCCTCGAAGGCAAGGGCCTCACGGTGGACGGGAGCTTCTCATGCCGGGCGTTGGACACCTGGGCGCCTTTCAAGCTTGTGGGAGGTATCAACAAGCAGCGGCCGAACGTCGGGGACCTGGCCGCGGCGCAGGCGTTCGCCAAGCAGCTGCGGGACGGGCGAGGGCCGGTGTCCTGA
- the pucL gene encoding factor-independent urate hydroxylase has protein sequence MPTILGQNQYGKSENRVVRIVRNGATHHIKDLNVSIALSGDMDEVHRSGSNATVLPTDTTKNTVYAFAREHGIDSAEQFGIHLARHFVSSQEPIHRARVRIEEYAWERIAPSAAGSRFIGAEDVQHSFVRKGQETRTTQITYDGARWEVISGLSDLTVLNTTNSEFRGYVKDRYTTLKEASDRILATDVHARWRYGWSDDERPTPHWERSYAQTRARLLEAFAETYSRSLQQTLFQMASRVLDTRVEIDEVRLSLPNKHHFLVDLEPFGLENDNEVYFAADRPYGLIEATVLREGADARIPVDLTNL, from the coding sequence ATGCCTACGATTCTCGGCCAGAACCAGTACGGAAAGTCGGAGAACCGCGTCGTCAGGATCGTGCGGAACGGCGCCACGCACCACATCAAGGACCTCAACGTCTCGATCGCCCTCTCCGGCGACATGGACGAGGTGCACCGGTCCGGCAGCAACGCCACCGTGCTGCCGACCGACACCACCAAGAACACCGTCTACGCCTTCGCCAGGGAACACGGGATCGACTCGGCCGAGCAGTTCGGCATCCATCTGGCCCGGCACTTCGTGAGCAGCCAGGAGCCGATCCACCGGGCCCGCGTCCGGATCGAGGAGTACGCCTGGGAGCGCATCGCCCCCTCCGCGGCCGGCTCCCGGTTCATCGGCGCCGAGGACGTCCAACACTCCTTCGTCCGCAAGGGACAGGAGACCAGGACCACCCAGATCACCTACGACGGCGCGCGATGGGAGGTCATCTCCGGGCTGAGCGACCTCACCGTACTGAACACCACGAACTCGGAGTTCCGGGGGTACGTCAAGGATCGGTACACCACCCTGAAGGAGGCGTCCGACCGGATCCTGGCCACCGATGTGCACGCCCGCTGGCGGTACGGCTGGAGCGACGACGAGCGGCCGACGCCCCACTGGGAACGCTCCTACGCCCAGACCCGCGCCCGGCTGTTGGAGGCGTTCGCCGAGACCTACTCGCGCTCGCTCCAACAGACGCTGTTCCAGATGGCCTCGCGGGTGCTCGACACCCGCGTCGAGATCGACGAGGTGCGGCTCTCGCTGCCGAACAAACACCACTTCCTGGTCGACCTGGAGCCGTTCGGGCTGGAGAACGACAACGAGGTGTACTTCGCCGCGGACCGCCCCTACGGCCTCATCGAGGCCACCGTGCTGCGGGAGGGCGCCGACGCGCGGATCCCCGTGGACCTCACCAACCTCTGA
- a CDS encoding IS481 family transposase yields the protein MPHRNAPLTETGRLRLARCVVEDGWPLRRAAERFQVSPTTAQRWADRYRRLGEAGLADRSSRPHHSPRRTPTRTERRIIKVRLLRRWGPARIAHFLHLVPSTVHRVLTRYHLARLAHLDRATGRVVRRYERDRPGELVHVDIKKLGNIPDGGGHKVHGRAQGGRNSSAHRDPARPRTRHGRPNLGYSYLHTAVDDHSRLAYSEIHSDEKKETATSFWQRAHAFFAQAGITVERVLTDNGSCYRSHDWRTALATDGIIHKRTRPYRPQTNGKVERFNRTLLEEWAYARTYRSEQERRAAFGEWLHTYNHHRGHTALKGQPPASRVPNLTGQYI from the coding sequence GTGCCCCACCGTAATGCACCCCTGACCGAGACCGGACGCCTGCGTCTTGCCCGCTGTGTGGTCGAGGACGGCTGGCCGCTTCGACGGGCCGCCGAGCGCTTCCAGGTCTCGCCGACCACAGCCCAGCGGTGGGCCGACCGCTACCGCCGACTGGGCGAAGCCGGCCTGGCGGACCGCTCCAGCCGGCCCCACCACAGCCCCCGCCGCACTCCCACCCGCACCGAGCGACGGATCATCAAGGTCCGTTTGCTGCGCCGGTGGGGACCGGCCCGCATCGCGCACTTCCTGCACCTGGTGCCCTCCACCGTCCACCGCGTCCTCACCCGCTATCACCTGGCCCGCCTGGCCCACCTGGACCGGGCCACGGGCCGCGTGGTGCGGCGCTACGAGCGCGACCGGCCTGGAGAACTGGTCCACGTCGACATCAAGAAGCTGGGCAACATCCCCGACGGCGGCGGACACAAGGTCCACGGCAGAGCCCAGGGCGGTCGCAACAGCTCCGCACACCGCGACCCCGCACGGCCCCGCACCCGTCACGGCCGCCCCAACCTCGGCTACAGCTACCTGCACACAGCCGTCGACGACCACTCCCGCCTGGCCTACAGCGAGATCCACTCGGACGAGAAGAAAGAGACCGCCACCAGTTTCTGGCAGCGGGCCCACGCCTTCTTCGCCCAGGCCGGGATCACCGTCGAGCGGGTGCTGACCGACAACGGCTCCTGCTACCGCTCCCACGACTGGCGCACAGCCCTGGCCACGGACGGGATCATCCACAAGCGCACCCGGCCCTACCGGCCGCAGACCAACGGCAAGGTCGAACGCTTCAACCGCACCCTGTTGGAGGAGTGGGCCTACGCCCGCACTTACCGCTCAGAGCAAGAACGACGCGCGGCCTTCGGCGAATGGCTACACACCTACAATCACCACCGCGGACACACCGCGCTGAAAGGCCAACCACCCGCCAGCCGCGTCCCCAACCTCACAGGGCAATACATCTAG
- the uraD gene encoding 2-oxo-4-hydroxy-4-carboxy-5-ureidoimidazoline decarboxylase, which translates to MTSSATPGLTRLNSAEGPEAARLLREVCVSGAWIRELVAGRPYPEAEELYVASDAATARLTPADLDEATAGHPPIGRPTPGDPTSAREQGGVREEDRAELLELNLAYQERHGHAFLICATGRTGEQMLAALRERISHDPQTEREILRGELGKINRIRLARLVERGEETR; encoded by the coding sequence GTGACTTCCAGCGCTACGCCGGGTCTCACCCGGCTCAACTCGGCTGAAGGACCGGAAGCGGCGCGGCTGCTGCGCGAGGTGTGCGTCAGCGGGGCGTGGATCCGGGAGCTGGTGGCCGGCCGCCCCTACCCGGAGGCCGAGGAGCTCTACGTCGCCTCCGACGCCGCCACGGCCCGGCTCACCCCCGCCGATCTGGACGAGGCGACCGCCGGCCACCCGCCCATCGGCCGCCCCACCCCGGGCGACCCCACCTCGGCGCGGGAGCAGGGCGGCGTGCGCGAGGAGGACCGCGCCGAACTGCTCGAACTCAACCTCGCCTACCAGGAGCGGCACGGACACGCCTTCCTGATCTGCGCCACCGGCCGCACCGGCGAGCAGATGCTCGCCGCGCTGAGGGAGCGGATCTCCCACGACCCGCAGACCGAACGCGAGATCCTGCGGGGCGAGCTGGGGAAGATCAACCGCATCCGGCTGGCCCGGCTCGTGGAACGCGGGGAGGAAACGCGATGA
- a CDS encoding helix-turn-helix transcriptional regulator, with protein sequence MNRNELNPDASPQAAYGARLRRLREARGWTQEHLAERTEYSSVHISAVENGRKPPTLRFSRSLDPVFGLEGTADSFEREYREIKHGSLLEGFPEYVEYEGRAAEIRLYEVGVMPGILQTPEYASALTSRTVERGAITPEQGDERIALVTERQGAFKRTPPPLVFVVLDESCLRRPVGSQAIMRSQLERLVEFAALPNTVLQVAPFDMGDRRPLSLPLYILTLPDRQLMSYAESAQRGHLEREGRSVVPLLTAYHQLQAEAMSQAASVAMIEQLRKGIS encoded by the coding sequence GTGAATCGCAACGAGTTGAACCCGGACGCCTCTCCTCAGGCGGCCTACGGAGCGCGTTTACGCAGGCTGCGAGAGGCGCGCGGCTGGACTCAAGAGCACCTGGCCGAACGAACGGAATATTCCAGTGTGCATATTTCAGCCGTTGAGAATGGTCGGAAGCCTCCAACCCTCCGGTTCTCGCGTAGCCTGGACCCGGTCTTCGGCCTTGAGGGCACAGCAGACTCGTTCGAGCGTGAGTACCGCGAGATCAAACACGGCAGCTTGCTAGAGGGCTTTCCGGAGTACGTCGAATACGAGGGCCGCGCGGCGGAGATTCGGCTGTACGAAGTGGGCGTCATGCCAGGAATACTCCAGACACCTGAGTACGCATCGGCACTCACCTCCCGAACGGTCGAACGTGGCGCGATCACGCCTGAACAGGGTGACGAACGAATCGCACTCGTGACGGAGCGCCAGGGCGCCTTTAAACGGACACCGCCACCGCTAGTGTTCGTAGTGCTAGACGAGAGTTGCCTCAGAAGGCCCGTCGGCAGTCAGGCCATCATGCGCAGCCAGTTGGAACGGCTGGTTGAGTTCGCCGCACTACCAAACACGGTGCTCCAGGTAGCTCCGTTCGACATGGGCGACCGTCGCCCACTCAGCTTGCCGCTATACATCCTGACGCTTCCGGACCGCCAGCTCATGTCCTACGCCGAGTCTGCCCAGCGTGGGCATCTCGAACGGGAAGGCAGGTCTGTAGTCCCCCTGTTGACCGCCTACCATCAGTTGCAGGCCGAGGCGATGTCTCAGGCGGCATCCGTGGCCATGATTGAGCAGTTACGAAAGGGCATCTCGTGA
- the uraH gene encoding hydroxyisourate hydrolase, whose protein sequence is MTARTSVSTHILDTSLGRPAEGVALQLAVRSGDEAPWRDHAAGATDTDGRCADLPALPEDTTHVRLRFAVEPYFTSRRAEAGQDAPRARDGGAFFPEVTVVFAVTPGEHFHVPLLLNPFGYSVYRGS, encoded by the coding sequence ATGACGGCTCGGACCTCGGTCTCCACCCACATCCTGGACACCAGTCTGGGCCGCCCCGCCGAGGGCGTGGCGCTCCAGCTGGCGGTCCGCTCCGGGGACGAGGCGCCCTGGCGGGACCACGCGGCGGGCGCCACCGACACCGACGGGCGCTGCGCGGACCTGCCGGCGCTCCCGGAGGACACCACCCACGTACGGCTGCGCTTCGCGGTCGAACCGTACTTCACCAGCAGGCGAGCCGAGGCAGGGCAGGACGCCCCCCGCGCCCGGGACGGCGGAGCCTTCTTCCCGGAGGTGACCGTCGTCTTCGCCGTCACGCCGGGGGAGCACTTCCACGTACCGCTGCTGCTCAACCCCTTCGGCTACTCCGTATATCGAGGGAGCTAG
- the tgmB gene encoding ATP-grasp ribosomal peptide maturase — MTEERPVLVVTEANDITADMVISELNRRSVPVVRFNPADIDGGGLTVSARFGTCPALVAGQVRTVSRTVDLGHVRAVYWRRPDWPTFPHLAADDARFAAAQVRYGLGGTLYALDGPLWVNHPLRIAAADYKPAQLALAQRLGLAVPPTLITNDPGEARDFITVHGEVIYKVLRWTPYERDGIPVTGWADLVTADEIDDSVRVTPHLFQGRVDKIADVRVLIVGRRTFAVRIDSDLLDWRKDYSALSYTVVDLPANVNKALLAYLDRLGLVSGSFDLAMDRVGDYWWLELNPNGQWGWLEDKTGLEMSAAFADLLRGDNP; from the coding sequence GTGACCGAGGAGAGGCCGGTACTCGTGGTCACCGAGGCGAACGACATTACCGCCGACATGGTGATCAGCGAACTGAACCGGCGCAGTGTGCCGGTAGTCAGGTTCAACCCTGCCGACATTGATGGAGGCGGCCTGACGGTCTCGGCTCGGTTTGGTACCTGCCCGGCCCTGGTGGCCGGGCAGGTACGCACCGTGTCGAGGACCGTGGATCTGGGCCACGTGCGGGCGGTGTACTGGCGCCGTCCCGACTGGCCCACCTTCCCGCACTTAGCCGCCGACGATGCGCGGTTCGCCGCGGCGCAGGTCCGCTATGGGCTCGGAGGCACGCTCTACGCCCTGGACGGGCCTCTGTGGGTCAACCACCCCCTTCGTATCGCCGCCGCCGACTACAAGCCCGCTCAACTCGCCCTTGCGCAGAGGCTGGGCCTCGCGGTGCCACCAACGCTCATCACCAACGATCCTGGCGAAGCACGGGATTTCATTACCGTTCATGGTGAGGTGATCTACAAGGTGCTGCGGTGGACCCCGTACGAGCGAGACGGGATTCCGGTCACGGGTTGGGCTGATCTGGTCACTGCTGACGAGATCGATGACAGCGTGCGCGTCACGCCGCACCTGTTTCAAGGTCGTGTGGACAAGATCGCCGACGTGAGGGTGCTCATCGTCGGCCGGCGGACGTTCGCCGTGCGCATCGACTCCGACCTGTTGGACTGGCGCAAGGACTACTCCGCGCTCTCCTACACCGTGGTAGACCTGCCCGCCAACGTGAACAAGGCGCTCTTGGCATACCTGGATCGCCTCGGGTTGGTGTCCGGGAGCTTTGACCTCGCTATGGATCGGGTGGGCGACTACTGGTGGCTGGAGCTGAACCCCAATGGCCAGTGGGGGTGGCTGGAGGATAAGACCGGACTGGAGATGTCCGCTGCATTCGCTGACCTGCTACGAGGAGACAACCCATGA
- a CDS encoding helix-turn-helix domain-containing protein, which yields MTAAAPDQPFADHPFAAAVRPLVDAMGGEMIAPARAQGDDVVLSWEGREVLAVRLPHLSDSLDHILAELERRHGMPLAELDRRTKQSVVRVLEQRGAFSVRHGVETVASALGVSRFTVYNYLNREKAD from the coding sequence ATGACGGCCGCCGCGCCCGACCAGCCGTTCGCCGACCACCCCTTCGCGGCCGCCGTCAGGCCGCTCGTCGACGCCATGGGCGGCGAGATGATCGCCCCCGCTCGGGCCCAGGGCGACGATGTCGTGCTGTCCTGGGAGGGGCGCGAGGTGCTGGCGGTCCGGCTGCCCCACCTGTCCGACTCGCTCGATCACATCCTCGCCGAGCTCGAACGCCGCCACGGCATGCCGCTGGCCGAACTCGACCGCAGGACCAAGCAGTCGGTCGTCCGCGTCCTGGAGCAGCGCGGCGCCTTCTCGGTGCGGCACGGGGTGGAGACGGTGGCGAGCGCGCTCGGCGTGAGCCGCTTCACCGTGTACAACTACCTGAACCGCGAGAAGGCCGACTAG
- a CDS encoding DUF397 domain-containing protein gives MTTSLESPCWFKSSYSENGGACVEVAANLVSSSGVVPVRDSKNPDGPALAFPSDAWRAFVGAVRRSELPG, from the coding sequence GTGACAACCTCCCTCGAATCCCCCTGCTGGTTCAAGTCCTCGTACAGCGAGAACGGCGGCGCCTGCGTGGAGGTCGCCGCGAACCTCGTCTCTTCGTCCGGCGTGGTCCCCGTCCGTGACAGCAAGAACCCCGACGGTCCCGCCCTGGCCTTCCCCTCCGACGCCTGGAGGGCCTTCGTCGGCGCCGTGAGGCGCAGTGAGCTGCCGGGCTGA
- the tgmA gene encoding putative ATP-grasp-modified RiPP → MTTATGLTATRPWGASRLAPYPTTVRLPHAAVEVDPDTQLGVFRDCHGQVVEMGKHGTGTGTETNVTTSSDNQTGNDQGKDQENDQD, encoded by the coding sequence ATCACCACTGCTACTGGGCTCACCGCAACCCGACCGTGGGGGGCTAGCCGACTGGCGCCGTACCCCACCACGGTTCGCCTCCCGCACGCCGCAGTCGAGGTTGACCCGGACACGCAGCTTGGCGTGTTCCGCGACTGTCACGGCCAGGTGGTTGAGATGGGCAAGCACGGAACCGGCACCGGCACCGAAACCAATGTAACCACCAGTTCGGATAACCAGACGGGTAACGACCAGGGCAAGGACCAGGAGAACGATCAGGACTGA
- a CDS encoding 8-oxoguanine deaminase, with protein MATPRIVIENCAIATVDADDTEHASGHVVVAGNRIESVGAGPAPAGLEGVVRRVDGTGHLATPGLVNTHHHFYQWLTRGLAQDANLFDWLVALYPTWARIDEEMVHAAAQGSLAMMARGGVTTAMDHHYVFPRGAGDLLGAEVRAAAELGVRFTAARGSMDRGESDGGLPPDFAVETTEGALLATEEAVDRYHDASFDSMLRIAVAPCSPFSISTELLREGAALARRKGVRLHTHGSETVEEEKFCHELFGMGPTDYFDSTGWLGEDVWMAHCVHMNDADIAAFARTGTGVAHCPSSNARLAAGIARVPDLLAAGVPVGLGVDGTASNESGELHTELRNALLINRLGGHRERALTVRQALRLGTYGGAQVLGRAEEIGSLEPGKLADLVLWRLDGIGHSTIADPVAALVLGAAAPVTLSLVNGRAVVEDGRLTTVDEEAIARRTRDEARRLARLAAAD; from the coding sequence ATGGCCACCCCGCGCATCGTCATCGAGAACTGCGCCATCGCGACCGTGGACGCGGACGACACCGAGCACGCCTCGGGCCATGTCGTCGTCGCCGGCAACCGCATCGAGTCGGTGGGCGCCGGCCCCGCCCCCGCGGGCCTGGAGGGTGTGGTCCGCCGCGTCGACGGCACCGGCCACCTGGCCACGCCCGGCCTGGTCAACACCCACCACCACTTCTACCAGTGGCTCACCCGGGGCCTGGCCCAGGACGCCAACCTCTTCGACTGGCTGGTGGCCCTCTACCCCACCTGGGCCCGGATCGACGAGGAGATGGTCCACGCCGCCGCCCAGGGCTCGCTGGCGATGATGGCCCGCGGCGGCGTCACCACCGCCATGGACCACCACTACGTCTTCCCGCGCGGCGCCGGCGACCTGCTGGGCGCGGAGGTCCGCGCCGCCGCCGAACTGGGCGTCCGGTTCACCGCGGCCCGCGGCTCCATGGACCGTGGGGAGTCGGACGGCGGGCTGCCGCCGGACTTCGCCGTGGAGACCACAGAGGGCGCCCTGCTCGCCACCGAGGAGGCCGTCGACCGCTACCACGACGCCTCGTTCGACTCCATGCTGCGGATCGCCGTGGCGCCCTGCTCGCCCTTCTCCATCTCCACCGAGCTGTTGCGCGAGGGCGCGGCGCTCGCCCGCCGCAAGGGCGTACGGCTGCACACCCACGGCTCGGAGACGGTGGAGGAGGAGAAGTTCTGCCACGAGCTGTTCGGGATGGGCCCCACCGACTACTTCGACTCCACCGGATGGCTGGGCGAGGACGTGTGGATGGCGCACTGCGTGCACATGAACGACGCCGACATCGCCGCCTTCGCGCGCACCGGCACCGGCGTGGCCCACTGCCCGTCCTCCAACGCCCGGCTGGCCGCCGGCATCGCCCGCGTCCCCGATCTGCTCGCCGCGGGCGTCCCGGTCGGACTCGGGGTGGACGGCACCGCCTCCAACGAGTCCGGCGAGCTCCACACCGAGCTGCGCAACGCGCTGCTGATCAACCGGCTCGGCGGGCATCGGGAGCGCGCCCTCACCGTCCGGCAGGCGTTGCGGCTGGGGACCTACGGCGGCGCCCAGGTGCTCGGCCGCGCCGAGGAGATCGGCTCGCTGGAGCCGGGCAAGCTGGCCGACCTGGTGCTGTGGAGACTCGACGGCATCGGCCACTCGACCATCGCCGACCCGGTGGCCGCCCTGGTGCTGGGCGCCGCCGCGCCGGTGACCCTCTCCCTCGTCAACGGCCGTGCCGTGGTCGAGGACGGCCGGCTCACCACGGTCGACGAGGAGGCGATCGCCCGCCGCACGCGGGACGAGGCCCGGCGGCTCGCCCGCCTCGCCGCGGCCGACTGA
- the tgmC gene encoding ATP-grasp peptide maturase system methyltransferase: protein MTDTTPERRALADRLVQAGVLKTPAWRAAVEAVPRELFLNPGVFLQEKGRWRPVSAADSDPAEWAHIAYTLDTLTTQLDGHLTADEVKEPVAGLPTSSSTTPVLVLGMIESLDVEDGHQVLEIGTGTGYSSALMCHRLGEDNVTTVEVDPEVAARADAALEAAGFSTWTVTGDGLLGHPRRAPYDRVIATCAVRRIPHTWVRQTKPGGVILATVGSWANGAGLAKVTVNAEGAAEGGMIGHASFMQARSQAAVPVGGDLSARTAYADSEREVGVSPLVLEEQMPAFLAQLSAPGTQFIRAARSDGTRLLYLFDPQRESFAEFIADGDGWTVRQGGPVALWDDIERAVTAWQGEGSPDITAVKLHITARTHTYWIGDNPALRWEHHLS from the coding sequence ATGACCGATACCACGCCCGAGCGGCGTGCCCTCGCCGATCGGCTGGTTCAGGCTGGTGTCCTCAAGACCCCCGCGTGGCGGGCGGCCGTAGAGGCAGTACCGCGTGAGCTCTTTCTGAACCCCGGGGTGTTCCTTCAAGAGAAAGGACGATGGCGACCTGTATCGGCCGCGGATTCCGACCCGGCGGAGTGGGCGCATATCGCGTACACCCTAGACACGCTGACTACGCAACTCGATGGGCACCTCACTGCCGACGAGGTAAAAGAGCCCGTGGCGGGTCTACCCACGTCTTCCTCCACGACCCCGGTCCTCGTGCTTGGCATGATCGAGAGCCTGGACGTGGAGGACGGGCACCAGGTCTTGGAGATTGGTACCGGTACCGGCTACTCCTCCGCCCTGATGTGTCACCGCCTCGGCGAGGACAACGTGACCACGGTGGAGGTTGACCCGGAAGTGGCGGCCCGTGCGGACGCCGCGTTGGAAGCGGCCGGGTTCTCGACGTGGACCGTGACCGGAGACGGGCTCCTCGGGCACCCTCGCCGTGCCCCATACGATCGGGTGATCGCCACCTGCGCCGTCCGCCGCATCCCTCATACCTGGGTCCGCCAGACCAAGCCAGGCGGCGTCATCCTGGCCACCGTCGGTTCTTGGGCAAACGGCGCCGGCCTTGCAAAGGTAACGGTGAATGCCGAGGGTGCGGCCGAAGGCGGCATGATCGGACACGCCTCGTTTATGCAGGCTCGATCCCAGGCGGCAGTGCCGGTAGGCGGTGACCTCTCCGCCCGCACTGCCTACGCCGATAGTGAGCGGGAGGTGGGGGTGTCTCCCCTCGTGCTTGAGGAGCAGATGCCTGCTTTCCTCGCCCAGCTCTCCGCCCCTGGCACGCAGTTCATTCGCGCCGCCCGCAGTGACGGCACACGGCTCTTGTACCTCTTCGACCCGCAGCGCGAGTCCTTTGCGGAGTTCATCGCTGACGGAGACGGTTGGACCGTCCGCCAGGGTGGGCCCGTGGCCCTGTGGGACGACATCGAGCGGGCTGTCACCGCTTGGCAGGGTGAGGGAAGCCCTGACATCACCGCCGTAAAGCTCCACATCACTGCCAGGACCCATACATATTGGATCGGCGACAACCCGGCACTGCGATGGGAACACCACCTCAGCTAG